From the genome of Streptomyces spinoverrucosus:
GAGCCGGTTTCGTTGCCGAGGATCACGGGCGCGGGCGCGGTGTCGGGCATGCGGCTCACCGTACCGCGCGCCGCTCAGACGGTTCTGATCTCCCGTTCCAGCTGCGTGGCGAGGCCGAGATACCGCGGGCGCCGGGTCACCGGGACCAGGCCGCGGATGAGGACGTACCACATCTCGGCGAGCCGGCGGGGCAGCCGCGGGACGGGTTCGAGGGTGCGGCCCGTCACGCGTATCCCGACGAAGAAACTGAGGAGGGAGTGGGTGACGGCGTCGATGTCGACGTCCGGGTGGATGTCGGACTCCTTGACGGCGCCGAGGAGTTTTCTGGAGAAGATGTCGAGCCACTCCGTGAAGGGGTGCGGCAGCGGCGGCCGCACCCCGACTCCGCCGGTGGCGAGCCGGAGTCCGGCGCGGGCCACCGGCCCCTCCACGGTGAGCCGCACGAGGCCGAACGTGATGCGCATCATCCCTTCGAGTGATGAGCACTTCCGGTCGTCCACCTCACGGGCCAGCCGCCGTGCGGCCTGCGACTGGATCTCCATGATGGCGTGCGCCAGGTCCTCCTTGGCCGCGAAGTGGAAGTACAGGGCGCCCTTGGTGACTTGGGCGTGCTCGACGATGTCACTCAGGCTGGTCGACTCGTAGCCGTGACGGTCGAACAGGTCGGCGGCGGCCGTGATGATCGTGGCGCGGGTCTGCTCGGCTCGTAACTGCCTCGCCATCGGCTGGACTCTCCTGGGAATGAAAACGGGTTATGCCGTTTGTTTATTACCCGGCGCACACACTATCTCACTCCTCGGCCCGGCCGACCAGGCACTCGAAGACGGCCGACTCCCCCTGTGTGGCCACGACTCGTATGCCTGCGTGACCCTCGTCCGATGCTTCGATCCATATGGGTTCGTCCAGTTCCGCGTAGCGATGGAAGACCGACCGGAAGGATGCGGGCGTCCCGGCCTCGGGTGCCCGGGCCCGGGCCGCCTGGCGGGCGGACTCCAGCAGGAGCATCCCTGGGGCGTGATCGAGCGGATGGTCAAAGAAAACAGCATGCGCGGTATTAATTCTCAGGCGCCAGCGGTCGTCCCGGTCACCCGGCGCCAGGACGACGTCCGCCGGCAGGGCGCGGCCCACGACCTCGGGCGGCAGTCCGGGCGGCGTCGGCGGGGCGGAGACGGTGGCCGGGGTGCGGCCGCCGCGCAGCCTGCGGTAGACGGACTCGGCGACGCAGGTGAAGGCGACCCGGGCGGTCGCCACGCGGGCACCGTCGAGCAGCACTTCGGCGGTGTAGCGGGCTCCGGCGGGGCGGCCGGCCCGGTGGCGCACCTCGGTGAAGTGGACGTCGACGACCGGCTCGGCGGGTACCGGGCCGACGGCCAAGTGCTCGGGAAACGTGTCGACTTCGAATTCCTGGAGCACGAAGTGGTGGCCCAGGGGCACGTCGTACTCGGTGTGCGCGATCAGGGTTCCGCTCTGGCGCACGGTTTCCACGACGAGCAGCGGCTCGTACGCGGAGCGGTCGGGCGACACGTGTAACCCATGGGCTCGGGGCCATTGGGCGGTGACGGCGAAGCGGTCGGCTTCCGTCTGTCTCCAGCCGGTGAGGAAGGTCTCGGCGACGGCCGCGCGATGCACGAGCTGCCGGGGAACAGTCGCCGTCAGGGTCGGGATTTCAGCAAGTTGCCGCAGTTGAGGCATGTTTCTCCCTACGGTCCCCCGAAGGGCTCTGCGGACGGTGGGAACGTCCGCTGCGGATGGGGCGTCAGAATACGAGGCGACCGGTTTGTTTTCAATGCGATCACTCCGTAACACCCTATGATCGGGGCAGTTCCGGCACGATCGTGGCGCCACCGGCATGAACCGGCCAACTGGGCGCCGGAGAGGGTCTCTCATGGCGAAACAGGAGCGCGCCATCAGGACACGCAGGGCGATCCTGGAAGCCGCCGGCGCGGTCTTCGACGAACACGGTTACACGTCCACCACCATCGCCATGGTGCTGGAGCGGGCCGAAGTCACCAAGGGCGCGCTGTACTTCCACTTCCCGTCCAAGGAGTCCCTCGCCCAGGCGGTGCTCGACGAGCAGGTGCCCTTCGGTGCGATTCCCTCCCAGCCGTGCAAGTTGCAGGAGATCATCGACATCACCTTCGTCGTCGGCCAGCGGCTGCTGAGCAACGCCCTGCTCCGGGGGAGTATGCGACTGGCGGTGGACCAGTGCGCGCCGCCGGGAGTGGATCACACCGGGCCGTTCCGGCAGTGGGCCGACCATCTGACACCGCTGCTGGAACAGGCGTGCGCGCAGGGGGAGTTGCTGCCGACGGTGGATCCGCGGGAGACGGTGGAGCTGCTGGTCGGTGCGTTCACCGGCATACAGCTGATGTCGCGGGCCCTGACCGGGCGGGACGATCTGGGGCGACGTCTGTCGGTGCTGTGGTCCCACGTGCTGCCGAGTATCGCGGTGCCCGGCCTGCTGCTCGGGCTGGACAGCCGGGCGGACCGGGGGGCGCGGGTGCTGGCGTCGCTGGACAGCCGCGTGGCGTAGTGAGCCGCCGGTCAAGCGTGCGGCGCCATGGCCCATGACGGCTCAAGGCGTCCCGGCAACGACAACAGGGCGGGCCGGCCGGCGCCCATCCGCACCGGTCGACCCGCCCGCTCAGGAGACGCGTCCTGTCAGGACGTACGTCAGAACGTCAGGCTCCAGCTGTTGATCCGGCCCGTGTCCTGCGCGGCGACATCCTGCACCCGCAGCTTCCAGGTGCCGTTGGCGGTCTCGCTGGAGGCGTTCACCGAGTAGGTGGTGTTGACGTTGTCCGCGGAGTCCGAGCTGCTGGAGGACTTCAGGCGGTACGTGGAGCCGTCCGGCGCGACCAGGTCGATGACCAGGTCACCGCGGAAGGTGTGGGTGATGTCGACCGCGACCTGGAGGGCCGAGGGCGCGTTTCCGCTGCGGCCGCTGACGGTGATCGGCGACTCGACGGCCGAACCGGCGTCCGGGATCGAGACGGCGGAGCTGCTGGAGAACGTCGTACCGGTGGACGTACCACCGGCCACGGCCTGGACCGTCTTCGCGGCGTCCGCCAGGCCCGCGCCGCAGCCGCCGGAGCAGGCGCCGGGCAGCGCTCGGGCGTTGGACTTGATCGCCGACTCGATCTGGGCCGGGGTCAGCGACGGCTTGGCCGACTTCATCAGCGCGGCGAGGCCGGCGATGTGCGGGGTGGCCATGCTGGTGCCCTGGTAGTAGGCGTACGACTCGGTGGACGGCGTCTTGGTGCCGGAGTTCAGCGTGGAGTAGATGCCGTTGGCGGTGCCGGTGCTGGTCTGGCCGCCGGGGGCCGAGATGTCCACCAGGGAGCCGTAGTTGGAGTAGGACGCCTTGGCGCCGGAGCGGTTGGTGGCGGCGACCGAGATGACGTTGTTGCAGTTGCCCGGCGAGTGGTTCGCCACGTTGTCGTTGTCGTTGCCCGCGGCCACGACGACGGTGGTACCCCGGTTCACGGCCGCGTTGATGGCGTTCTGGGTGGCGCTGGTGCAGGCGCCGTCGCCGCCGAGGCTCATGTTGATGACCTTGGCCACGTTCGAGTTGGCGGGGACGCCGGAGACGGTGCCGCCGGACGCCCAGGTGATGGCGTCGATGATGTCGGAGTCGTAGCCGCCGCACTTGCCGAGCACCCGCACCGGGGAGATCTTGGCGCCGTAGGCGATGCCCGCCATGCCCTTGCTGTTGTTGGTGGCGGCGGCGATGGTGCCGGCGACGTGGGTGCCGTGCCAGGAGGAGTTGCTGGCCGGGATGCCGGAACCGCACTCGTTGGCGTTGTACCAGTCGCCCGGGTCGGCCGGGTTGCTGTCGCGGCCGTTGCCGTCGACGGAGACGGCGGTGTCGGCGATGAAGTCGTAGCCGCCGACGATGTTCGCGGCGAGGTCGGAGTGGGCGACGTAGCCGGTGTCGATGACGGCGACCGTCACACCGCTGCCGGTGGAGGTCGGCCAGGCGGCCGGCACGTTCATGCCGGCGGTGGACTCGAACAGGTCCCACTGCTTGGCGTAGTCGGTGTCGTTCGGGTCGGCCTGCGGGGTGTTGAGGCGGTCCGGTACGACGTAGGCGACCTGCGGGTCCGCCTGGTACTCGGCGACGACGTCGGCGACGTCCGACTTCGTGAGGTTCTCGCCCAGGTCGACCAGGGCGGCGCCGGTGCCGAGGCGGCGCTGGAAGTCGAGGTCCTCGCCGGTCTTCTCGCCCTTGGCCGCCGCGTCGGCCTCGGCGGACTTGTTGGACCTGGCCTCGGCGGCGCCGGACTTGTAGCCGACGATGAGGCGTTCGGCGGGGGTGCCGGGGGCGGCCTCGGTCTGGGCGGTGGGGACGGCGGCTGCGCCGGGCGAGGGGTCCTGGGCCGCGGCGACCGGGGCGGCGGCGGTGAGCAGCGCCGCGGAGACGGCGGCGACGGATATCAGCTTGCGTCTGTTGGCAGGGGAGGTTCGCAAGGGCTTGCCTTTCGTGGCCGTGCTCCGGGCAGGGCGGAGCGGCGGTCGATGCGCTTCCACGTCGAAGCGGAGGGGGGTGATGTCGAAAAGCGGCGTGCGGAGGCCGGCCTGGCGCGGAGCGGGCCCTTTCAGGGGTTACCTGGGGGTCAGCTGTGCAGGAACGATAGGCAACGGGACGGCCGCGCGGATACAGGGGAAACCCTTTGTCCGGCCGGAAACTCACCCTTGCTGTCCGAGGGTTGACAGTGAATGTCCAGTTTCGGTTCACACGGCGATTGCCTCGGTACGCAAGCGTGCCCCGCGCCGGCAGAGGCGGCGCGGGGCACGTCGGGACGACGAGGCGGTGAGCCGGGTCAGTTCAGGCCGACCGACGCCAGCCAGGCCTTCGCCACGTCCAGCGGGTCCTTGTTCTCCAGCTGCACCTGGGTGTCCAGGTCGAGCAGCGTCTTGGTGTCGAGCTTGGCGGAGACCGCGTTGAGGGCGTCGATGCCCTCCTGGGGCAGGCCGTCCTTGTACACCAGCGGGGTCACGTTCGCGAAGCCGAAGAGGTTCTTCGGGTCCTTGAGGACGACGAACTTCTCCTTGGTGATGGTCGGGTCGGTGGTGAAGATGTCCGCGGCCTGCACGGTGTTCTTCGTCAGCGCCGCCTGGGTCAGCGGGCCACCGGCGTCGAGGGCCTTGAAGGACTTGAACTTCAGGCCGTACTCCTTCTCCAGCCCGATCAGCCCCTGGTGCCGGGTCTGGAACTCCGGCGAGCCGCCGATGACCAGCTCGGGCGCGATGTCCTTGAGGTCGGCGAGGGTGGACTGGGCGGTGAGGTTGTACTTCTTCGCGGTCTCGGCGTTGAGGGACACCGAGTCCTTGTCCTCGGCCGGCGCCGACTCCAGCAGCGTCAGCTTGGAGTCCAGCTTGGCCTTGACGGCCGCGTTCACGGACTCGGTCGACTTCTGCTCGGTGTCGGGGGCGAGGTAGGCCAGCAGCGAGCCGTTGTACTCGGGCAGCACGGTGACCGTGCCGTTCTTCATCAGGCCGTAGGTGGTCTCACGGCTGCCGATGTTGGGCTTGTACTCGACCTCGATGCCCTTGGCCTTCAGGGCCTCGCCGTAGATGTCGGCGAGCAGGATGCTCTCGGGGAAGTTGTTGGAGCCGACGACGACGGTCTTGCCGTCCGACGTGCCCTCCGCGAGCGGGTTGTCGGCCGTGTCGTCGGAGGACGAGCCGCAACCGGCGACCAGCGTCGCCGCGACGGCCAGGGCGACGGCGGCCGCGCCGCGCTGTCTCGTACTGGACCAGGTGCTCTTCACGGTTGAAGTCACGTTTCCCGTTCCGGGCTGAAGGATTGGGCGATACGGCGCGCACACCGTACTTACTGATCCAATCCAGCCGCTTCTCACTCAGTCAAGAGCAGCCAGGTCACCAAATGGCTTCGATGAGTGACCGGTTGTGAGGGAGTTGCGAACGATTCCCGCTCATTGAAGAGCAGGTTGTAACGGATTCTTGACTTGGAGTGGTGCGATCCGCCGTC
Proteins encoded in this window:
- a CDS encoding S8 family peptidase; translated protein: MRTSPANRRKLISVAAVSAALLTAAAPVAAAQDPSPGAAAVPTAQTEAAPGTPAERLIVGYKSGAAEARSNKSAEADAAAKGEKTGEDLDFQRRLGTGAALVDLGENLTKSDVADVVAEYQADPQVAYVVPDRLNTPQADPNDTDYAKQWDLFESTAGMNVPAAWPTSTGSGVTVAVIDTGYVAHSDLAANIVGGYDFIADTAVSVDGNGRDSNPADPGDWYNANECGSGIPASNSSWHGTHVAGTIAAATNNSKGMAGIAYGAKISPVRVLGKCGGYDSDIIDAITWASGGTVSGVPANSNVAKVINMSLGGDGACTSATQNAINAAVNRGTTVVVAAGNDNDNVANHSPGNCNNVISVAATNRSGAKASYSNYGSLVDISAPGGQTSTGTANGIYSTLNSGTKTPSTESYAYYQGTSMATPHIAGLAALMKSAKPSLTPAQIESAIKSNARALPGACSGGCGAGLADAAKTVQAVAGGTSTGTTFSSSSAVSIPDAGSAVESPITVSGRSGNAPSALQVAVDITHTFRGDLVIDLVAPDGSTYRLKSSSSSDSADNVNTTYSVNASSETANGTWKLRVQDVAAQDTGRINSWSLTF
- a CDS encoding ScbR family autoregulator-binding transcription factor; the encoded protein is MAKQERAIRTRRAILEAAGAVFDEHGYTSTTIAMVLERAEVTKGALYFHFPSKESLAQAVLDEQVPFGAIPSQPCKLQEIIDITFVVGQRLLSNALLRGSMRLAVDQCAPPGVDHTGPFRQWADHLTPLLEQACAQGELLPTVDPRETVELLVGAFTGIQLMSRALTGRDDLGRRLSVLWSHVLPSIAVPGLLLGLDSRADRGARVLASLDSRVA
- a CDS encoding ABC transporter substrate-binding protein, encoding MTSTVKSTWSSTRQRGAAAVALAVAATLVAGCGSSSDDTADNPLAEGTSDGKTVVVGSNNFPESILLADIYGEALKAKGIEVEYKPNIGSRETTYGLMKNGTVTVLPEYNGSLLAYLAPDTEQKSTESVNAAVKAKLDSKLTLLESAPAEDKDSVSLNAETAKKYNLTAQSTLADLKDIAPELVIGGSPEFQTRHQGLIGLEKEYGLKFKSFKALDAGGPLTQAALTKNTVQAADIFTTDPTITKEKFVVLKDPKNLFGFANVTPLVYKDGLPQEGIDALNAVSAKLDTKTLLDLDTQVQLENKDPLDVAKAWLASVGLN
- a CDS encoding ScbA/BarX family gamma-butyrolactone biosynthesis protein, with protein sequence MPQLRQLAEIPTLTATVPRQLVHRAAVAETFLTGWRQTEADRFAVTAQWPRAHGLHVSPDRSAYEPLLVVETVRQSGTLIAHTEYDVPLGHHFVLQEFEVDTFPEHLAVGPVPAEPVVDVHFTEVRHRAGRPAGARYTAEVLLDGARVATARVAFTCVAESVYRRLRGGRTPATVSAPPTPPGLPPEVVGRALPADVVLAPGDRDDRWRLRINTAHAVFFDHPLDHAPGMLLLESARQAARARAPEAGTPASFRSVFHRYAELDEPIWIEASDEGHAGIRVVATQGESAVFECLVGRAEE
- a CDS encoding ScbR family autoregulator-binding transcription factor, coding for MARQLRAEQTRATIITAAADLFDRHGYESTSLSDIVEHAQVTKGALYFHFAAKEDLAHAIMEIQSQAARRLAREVDDRKCSSLEGMMRITFGLVRLTVEGPVARAGLRLATGGVGVRPPLPHPFTEWLDIFSRKLLGAVKESDIHPDVDIDAVTHSLLSFFVGIRVTGRTLEPVPRLPRRLAEMWYVLIRGLVPVTRRPRYLGLATQLEREIRTV